From a region of the Mercurialis annua linkage group LG1-X, ddMerAnnu1.2, whole genome shotgun sequence genome:
- the LOC126669915 gene encoding uncharacterized protein LOC126669915 — MLYKIISKILNARLQEVLLEIISYNQNTFVKNRVISENILLVHKILYSFKHPKTKYDHKLALKLDISKAYDRIEWLFLQTIMHKWGFSEIFINCVIQCTVTSCHLFGIKLHRNGPIISHLLFSDDSIIFSKADIQSVMRIQHLLHRYALASGQMINLDKCGLQSQSHKYIGMRILIGASKSATFNHIVHKIQHKLNGWKEKFLSMRYFLFLYACNKINKMVAAYWWGSPELVTKSTNFFGFVAQNPAFNAFSMESTSASLAGTSTQN; from the exons ATGCTTTACAAAATCATATCCAAGATCTTGAATGCTAGATTGCAAGAAGTTCTGCTTGAGATTATCAGTTATAATCAGAATACTTTTGTTAAGAATAGAGTTATTTCAGAAAACATATTGCTAGTCCACAAAATTCTATATTCTTTTAAGCATCCAAAAACCAAATATGATCATAAATTAGCTTTAAAGCTTGACATAAGCAAAGCTTATGATAGAATTGAATGGCTTTTCTTGCAAACCATTATGCACAAATGGGGCTTCTCTGAGATATTTATAAACTGTGTTATACAATGT ACTGTAACTTCATGTCATTTGTTTGGTATAAAGCTGCATAGGAATGGTCCAATAATTTCTCATCTACTATTTTCTGATGATTCCATTATATTCTCTAAGGCCGATATACAATCAGTTATGAGGATCCAGCATCTATTACATAGATATGCCTTAGCAAGTGGACAAATGATTAATTTGGATAAATGTGGACT CCAGTCTCAATCTCATAAATACATAGGAATGCGTATTTTAATTGGCGCCTCCAAAAGTGCTACTTTCAATCATATTGTGCATAAGATTCAGCATAAACTTAACGGATGGAAAGAAAAATTTCTATCTATGAGAT ACTTCCTCTTTCTTTATGCATGTAACAAGATTAATAAAATGGTGGCTGCATATTGGTGGG GTTCCCCTGAATTGGTAACCAAAAGTACAAATTTCTTTGGTTTCGTGGCTCAGAACCCAGCTTTCAATGCTTTTTCCATGGAATCCACATCCGCTTCTTTAGCAGGCACAAGTACGCAAAATTGA
- the LOC126665456 gene encoding uncharacterized protein LOC126665456, protein MSNLTKLEFTALDVSGKNYLSWILDAKIHLQASGHEDTIKEGNNASIQDRAKAMIFLRHHLDEGLKNEYLSEDNPLVLWNSLKERFDHQKTVILPKARYDWMHLRLQDFKSVSEYNSAIFRISSKLKLCGETITDEDLLEKTFSTFHASNVVLQQQYREKGFKKYSELISCLLVAEQNNELLMKNHAARPTGSAPFPEVNASAYRSPRGRGRGRGRGRGHGYGRGGNNYNHVGYNNSFKHKNHHQKWDKKEEKQENRNSGQYKHQVKNVDSKCYRCGMTGHWSRTCRTPKHLVELYQASLKENGKNIETNFVADDDFDHSLMHNDSIDMTHLDVSDFFENNNNEN, encoded by the coding sequence ATGTCAAACCTTACAAAGCTTGAATTTACGGCACTTGATGTATCTGGAAAAAATTATCTGTCATGGATACTAGATGCAAAAATACATCTGCAAGCCTCTGGTCATGAGGACACTATTAAAGAGGGAAATAATGCCTCTATTCAAGATCGTGCAAAAGCAATGATCTTCCTTCGCCATCATCTTGATGAaggattaaaaaatgaatatctcAGTGAAGATAATCCACTTGTTCTCTGGAATAGTTTAAAAGAACGCTTCGACCATCAGAAGACTGTAATTCTTCCAAAAGCTCGTTATGACTGGATGCATTTAAGATTGCAGGATTTTAAAAGTGTTAGTGAATACAATTCTGCAATATTCCGAATTAGCTCAAAGCTAAAATTGTGTGGAGAAACAATTACTGATGaagatttattagaaaaaacatTCTCCACTTTTCATGCATCTAATGTGGTACTCCAGCAGCAGTATCGTGAGAAAGGGTTTAAGAAATATTCAGAGCTGATTTCTTGCCTTCTAGTGGCTGAGCAGAATAACGAGCTGTTAATGAAAAATCATGCGGCACGACCCACTGGTTCTGCTCCATTTCCTGAAGTAAATGCGAGCGCATATAGATCTCCTCGTGGTCGTGGTCGTGGCCGTGGTCGTGGTCGTGGTCATGGTTATGGTCGAGGTGGAAATAATTACAACCATGTCGGTTATAATAACTCCTTTAAGCATAAGAATCACCACCAGAAGTGGGATAAGAAGGAGGAGAAACAAGAAAACAGAAACAGTGGACAATACAAACATCAAGTGAAAAATGTCGATAGTAAATGTTATCGATGTGGCATGACTGGGCATTGGTCGCGTACCTGTCGTACGCCCAAACATCTTGTTGAGCTTTACCAAGCTTCCCTCAAGGAAAATGGAAAGAATATAGAAACAAATTTTGTTGCTGATGATGATTTTGACCACAGTCTAATGCATAATGACTCTATAGACATGACACATTTAGATGTTTCTGATTTTTTTGAGAACAATAATAATGAAAACTAA